The genomic stretch CCACAGCACGGGCTACGTCTTGAAGCCCGACGGCACCATCGCCGTGGGCGTCTACAGCACGGGCCCCATCGGGCGGCTCGTCTGGCAGGACGTGCTGGGCCTCGTCCAGTTCTACAAGAAGATGGCCCCCCAGCCGAAGTAAGGACCGGAACGGTGAACGCGGCCAGCCGGGTGAAACATAAAAAGCCCCCCTTTCGGGGGGCTTTTTATGTTTCTGTGGGCTAGGCCTTTGTGGACATGGCTTCCTTGCCCGCCTGCTCGGCCAGGAGGTCGTCCAGCACCCTGTCCACGCGGGGCTTGTCCGTCCAACTGGCCTTGTAGGCGATTTTTCCTTCCGTGTCGATGACGTAAACCATGTTCGGCATCCAGCCGAAAGCCTTCGCCACCGTCTCCTCCAGGTCGTCCACGAGGACGGGAACCTTCATCCCGAACTCGCGCACGAGTTCCTGGGCGTACTGGAGCTTGTGCGCGTAGGAAGTGTGCTGGGAGTACTTGCGGAAGTACTTCCGCTCGCCCGCGTGCGGCTCCCTGGAGTAAACAACAAAAAACTCGACCCCCTTGTCCTTGTACATCCCATGGAGCTCTTCCATGCCCGGCACCTGCCGGCGGAAGGGCGGTCAGGTGATGGCGCCGAACTCCACGACGATGTTCCGCTTCCCCCGGAATTGGGCGAAATCCACCTCCCGCCCATCCGTGGTCTTGAGCTTCACCTCGGGCGCGGGATCTCCCGCGTGAATCTTCTCCGCGAAGGCCTTGTGCCGCACTTTGCGGAAGCCCTTGATCTCGCGTTTTATTGTGGCGATGGGATCCAGGTACCAGAGGCTCCACAGGCCTCCAAAAGGCCCGGGCGGCCGGTCGATGTATTCCTCTTTTCGCATGGGCAATCCTCTCCTCGCAAAGATCGATATGGGACAAGAACGATCATTATTCGCCAAACATGCGTTCTCGTTCAACTCCCGATCGGCTGCATCGTCGTCCCCCTTCCGCCGAAGGGATAATCCGGCCGGGCGCATATCCTCTTCGGGTCTTCGGGGCAACGTTTAGCCAAATACAAACAACGGATGAGGGCGACGCATTCCCTCCTTTCGCAAATATTTCCCCTTGAAATTTCGATACCGTCATATCATGCATGGTTTTGACGCCAAAAGACTTTCGCCCGCCGCCGATCTGAGCCTCTCGAACGGGAATAAGGAATAAATCGTATCCCCCTCTGTTCTTTTGAACGTAATACAAAATCGATCCGTGAGAGGCAGCAGAGTACGGCCCTGAGGTAAGGCGGCAGCCTCGGGGCGCCCGCGTTTTACCCTCCTCATTTCGAGGTGCTGGGTCTTGCAGGCGAGGCGTTTCATCCACGGATGGTCCATGTTCTGGGCAGCCATCGGGTTCGTGTTACTCGCACCGGTTGCGCAGGCCCATCACATCACCATGCGGCCGGGCTTCTTCGGCCATGTGGTAGTGGACTTGGCCGTCTCGCCGTGGAATGGGTCCTCGCTCTATGTCGCCGCCTTTGGGCAAGGAATTTTCGTCACGCATGATGGCGGGAGCCGATGGGTTCCCCTCCGTGACGGACTGAGCGAGAAAAGCGTCCGCGGCCTTGCCTTCGGCCCCCGCGGGAGAGGGGAAGAGGGCCTTCTCTACCTCGCGACCGATCAAGGCGCCTTCCGGAAGGCGCCCGGCCTCCCGTGGGAGCCCCTGCCGGGGCTTGGGGAGCGAAGCGTCCGCGCCCTCCGGTTTTTGGGGAAACCCTCAGTCCTGTACGCCGCGACAGAAGCGGGCGTGTTCGCCAGCGCCGATGGCGGCCTCGCCTGGGAGGCGCGGAACCGGGGCCTCGCGCATCTGGACGTGCGGGCCTTGGCCGCCGCGCCGGGCCGGATGTACGCGGGGACCTTCGGCGGGGTGTTCCGGAGCGGGGACGGCGGGCGGACCTGGCGGGCCGCCAGCCAGGGCCTGACGGACCCCCAGGTGCGCTTCCTGCTCGCGGAGCCGGGTGCATCCGGCCGCCTCTTCGCCGGGACCGCCCTCGGGGGCGTTTTCGAGAGCCGGGACGGGGGCGGTACCTGGCGGGCCATGAACCGAGGTCTCGTTGACTCCTCCGTCATGTCGCTGGCCTGGGCGGACGGCGCCCTCCTCGCCGGGACGCGGGGCGGACTCTTCCGCCTGCCGCCGGGTGGGGACGCCTGGCACTTCGTCCTGGTGCAGCGCGCTCCACTCTCGATGCCCGCCATCGCGGTGGGCGTGTCCGGCCGCATGTACGTGTCGAGCGGCGGCGAGGTATACGAAAGCCGAGACGGAGGGAAGAAGTGGGCCCTCCTTACTCCAGGCGCTCCTCGCCGCGCCGCCAAGCAGTAACCCTAAAAGGGAGGTAGCCCCTATGCGCCGTTTCCTCGGAAGGTCAGGAGCCGCCGCGCTCGGATTCGCGGCGGCCCTCGTGCTCCTCGGCTCGGCCCAGCCGCGCGAAGCCTGGGCCGCCAGCAACCCGTGCGCCCCCAAGAACCCGTGTGCGGCCAACCCCTGCGCGGCCAAGAACCCGTGCGCCGCCAATCCGTGCGCGGCGAACCCCTGCGCGCCAGGGGCGGCCCGCGGGCCCCAGGCCAAGGCCCGGATGGTTTCGGCCGAGGTGACCGGGTATGACGCCAAGACCCGGCGTCTCACCCTCAACCACCAGGGGAAAACCCTCGTCACCACCCTCAGCCCGAAGACGGTCGTCCGGCTGGGGGCGGATGTGGCCTCCCCCGCCGCCCTCTCGAAGGGCGCGCGGGCGGTGGTCTCCATCCTGGAGAAGGGAAGCGCGCGCGAGGCCCTCTACGTCTATGTGGCCAAGGGAGGCGCCGGCGGGAACCCCTGCGGGAATCCATGCGGCGCCAACCCGTGTGCCGCGAAGAATCCTTGCGCCGCGAAGAATCCCTGTGCGGGAAAAAATCCCTGCGCCGGGAAGAACCCCTGCACGAAGAAGGGCTGGTAGCGGAGACACCGCCGCCGGGAAACCCAGCTGCCGGTATTTTCTGATGAGAAAGGAGGAAACGAATGCGCCGAATGATTCGGATTCTGCCCATGGCCCTGGCGGTGCTGGCCCTCGCAGGGTGGTCTTCCGCCGCTTGGGCGGCCCCGCAGCAGCGCAAGACCATACCAATGGGGCCCTATTTTCAGACCCTGAAGGCCGATGCGTCCATCGACAAGTCGATCGAACGGGGCAAAACGCTCTTCAACGAGCTCGGCTGCGGCGGCTGCCATCCCCGGGGCGGCACTATCGGGGGCGTGCAGCGCAACGTGGCGGGGGACGTGGTGCCGATCCCCGTCCCCGACCTCAGGGGAGCGGCGCTCCACTACCCCCGCCTCTCGATGACGGGCTTCACGGCCAACATCGGGATCATGAACGATCTCTGAAACACCGTTTTCCTCGGCCGTGAGCCGATGGACCCGAACTCCCAGGAGTACATGGACCTCTACGCCTATGTGGCCTCCCTCACCCCGGAGGTCTATAAGTCCATGAAGAAATTTGAGGCCGACCGCCAAGCCCTCATGAAGAAGATGGGCAGCCAGGGCGGAAAGGGGAATCCCTGCGCGCCGGGTGGCGGCAATCCCTGCGCTCCGAGGGGCAATCCCTGCGCCCCCAAGCGTAACCCGTGCGGCAACCCCTGCGCGCCCAAGCGCTGAGCATCCGGGAGGCAGCTTCCCCCACCAGGAGAAATAAAGCCGGCTGGGTCGGCCCAGGGGCGCGGGAGAGGAACGGGCGGCATCTCTCTCCCGCGCCCTCCTCCTGCCGGCTCAGAGATTTCGTGAATGGGAGAGCAACGGCGTGATGATGCAAGTCTTGAGTTTTGCCTTCCAGCGCGCCGTCCTGGCGTTGGGCGTTTTTCTCCTGGCGGCGGGAGCGGCCCAGGCGGCCTACAAGGCGCCGCCCAAGCCGGAGATGCCGGAGAAGGGGGACTACTGGCTGGGCGAGGAGGTCTACAAGGAAATCTGCTTCTCCTGCCACGGCCTCAAGGGCGACGGGAAAGGCCCCAATTGGAAGGCTTCCTACCCGCGGCCCCAGGTGTTCACCAGCCCCCTCATGAAGCGGATGACAGACGAATATGTATTCGCCGTGGTCAAGTACGGCAAGATGAACGTCCTCAAGGAAAAGATGAACGGTTTTAAGCTGAAGCTCTCCCGTCCCACCGCCATGCCCTCCTTCGGAGAAGTCCTCGAGGACGCTCAGATCCGCAAGCTCATCGCGTGGGAGCGGGGCTTCACCACGGGCAAGCAGCCGAACGACCCCGAGATGAAGGAAATCTTCGAGGCCGCTTGCATCCAATGCCATGGCAAAACCGGGCTGGGCAACGGAGAGCGGCCCGTGGGGAGCCAGGATCCCAACAAACCTTTTGTGAGCGAGATCCAGCCGCCTCCCATGAACTATCACCTGAAGGAGCAGATGGAGCGCTTCGACGACAAGTTCCTCTTCTGGCTCATCAAGGTGGGGCGGATCGATGTCTCCGAGCAGGTGAATTACAACTACATGCAGGCCTACGGTCACGTCCTGAAAGACGAGGAGATATGGGGCGTGGTCCGCTACGTCCGCGAGGCCTTCATCAACGGAAAACCCCGGACGAAGAAGTAGCGTGGTTCGGATTCTTTCGGCCCTCCTCCTCTTGGCTGCCCTGGTGGAAATCTCCTCCCACGCCGGGGCGGCCGGAGGAGGAGGAAGCCCCTATTTTCCCGGCGGTCGGCCCATGGTCCTTGTCCCCGCCGGTCCGTTCATCCAGGGCAGCGCGGACGGGCCGCTGGAGGAACAGCCGGCCCGCACGGTCCGGCTGGACGCGTTCTGGATCGACCGGGAGGAGGTTTCCGTCGCCGATTGGGAGCGTTTCCGCGCCGCGACGGGCCATCCCCCCTCGAAGTACGCCGATGATTCCCTCCTCCACCGGCCGGACCTCCCCATTGTGGGTGTGAGCTGGTTCGACGCCCGCGCCTATTGCCGGTGGGCGGGGAAGCGCCTGCCCACCGAGGCGGAGTGGGAGAAAGCCGCCCGGGGGCCGGCCGGACGGCGCTACCCGTGGGGGAGCGAATTCGACCCGGGCCGGGCCGCATCGGAGGGTTCCGCTCCTGAGCCGGTGGGCGGCCGCCCCGGCGGAGAGAGCCCTTACGGGGCGCGCTCCATGGCCGGTGGGGTGTGGGAGTGGACGAACGACTTCTGGGGGGAGTTCTACTACCGGGAGGCGCCGGCCCGGAATCCATTGGGGCCGCCATCCGGCTTCCTGCATACCATCAAGGGAGGCTCATGGCGGGAGCCGCCCGAGTTCCTGCGCAGCGCCACGCGATTCCGCCTGGACGGCATCATCCGCTGGAAGACGGTAGGCTTCCGCTGCGCAAGGGACGCGCGCGGCTAGATTTTATGCCATCGCGAAGCCTTGCCGGTTTTCACCATGCGAAGAGCGGCACGGGGCAAAGTCCGCTTCCCGTTACGGGATGATCTAAAGGGAGATTGGCGGGAACGCGTGGGAGTCGAACCCACCGACGAAGTGATTAGCCCCGTCCACTGGATTTGAAGTCCAGGCGGCACACCGGCACCGATGCGCTCCCACCGGGAGGATACACGCCTCCGGCGGCAGGGAAAAGCGCGTTCCCGTTCTTTCCTTTCCGGTCCCCCTCCTCAAGAAGAGCCGCGGAAAGCGGCCCCTGTCCCAGTACCTCCCTAAAAGTGTAAACACCCTCTGCAAGTCCAAGTCCCCCGGACGGCGACTTGAGGGAGGCCCGCGAGAGGGCGTATCTGGGTTGCGCCCGCTCGGCTTTCGCTCGGATAATGCGGCCATGCGGTCGGTTTCATAGGGGTTGGGGGGTCCGCCGTCCATTCGGGACGGGGAACCGGGACCGGAGAGGTTATAAGGGCGCCCGGGGAAGGGGTTCGCGCCCGGGGGAGGGTGTTTCGGAACGTCGGGGGGTTCATTCAGGCAATCATCTGAGAGAGGAGTGATGGTCCGATGAGTCATCTAATCCGGCATGCGTTGGTGGCGGCAGTGGCATGCGCGGTCGGCCTGACGGCGTCTTTCGGTCCCGCGGGCGCGGCGGAGAAGTATCCATCCAAGGCGGTCACGGTAGTCATCCCGTTCGGGGGATCGGGGGCCTCGAACGTCATTTACCGGGCCTTGTTCGAGTACACGAAGAAGTATCTCGGCCAGCCGCTCGTGGTCGTGAACAAGCCGGGGAGCGGCGGCGCGGTCGGCTGGATGCAGGTGCAGTCCATGAAGCCGGACGGCTACAACCTCGCCTACGGCTCCAACTCGCTCTTCCTCCACACCCACCGGACAGGAGGAAAGCTCGACTACAAGAATTTCGATCCCATCGTGCGGCTGAACGAGTCCGCCTGTGCCATCTCCGTCAACGTCGCCTCGGGCTGGAACAGCCTGAAGGACTTCATCCAGCACGTGAAGGCGAACCCCGGCAAGGTCCGGATGGGGAACGCCGGGGCGGGTGCGCTCTTCGACCTCTGCACCTATCAATTCGAGAAGTTGACGGGCACCAAGATCGTCCACGTCCCCTACCAGGGCGGCCCGCTGGCGGCGACGGCGCTGCTGGGTGGCCACATCGAGTCCGTCATGGTGACCACGGACGATCTGAGCAATGTCCTCTCCACCGGCAAGATCAAGGTGCTCGCCATGGCCGGCGAGAAGCGGGACGAGTACTTTCCGGACGTGCCCACCATGCGGGAGGCCGGGGTGGACATGGTGATGGTGCTGTGGCGTGGCATCATTGCTCCCAAGGGCATGGACAAGGCCCGCGTCGCCATCCTCGAGAAAGCCTTCGAGCAATCCACGAAGGATCGGGGCTACGTCGAGTTCATGAAGAAGAACCGCTTCACGAACGATTTCATGGGGACGGCCGCTTTCACAAAGGCTTATTTCGAGGAGGGAGAGCTGCTGATCGGCCTCGCCAAGATGGCGATCAAGTGACCGGTGCGTGCAGGGCCTGCGGTCCTTCCCTCGCCATGAGCGAGGTGCGCCGGTGAGGGATCCGCGCGATATCGCGATCGGCGTGTTCTTTCTCGCCCTCTCGGGGGTGCTCCTGTTCGCCATCCAGGGTTTCCCCTCGGGGACGCTCGCGGAGGGAATGGGGGCGCGCCTCATGCCGCTCGTCCTGACTCTCTGCTTGGCCTTTCTCTCCCTGCTGCTCCTCCTCCACGGTTTTCGCAGCGGCCGTTATCAGCCTGGGGAGAGCCTGGCACCCGCCGGGCGCGCGCTCGATCCCCCGCTGCTCGGCCCCCACCTCAAGACGCCGGGCATCCTCATCGCCCTCCTGACGGCGTACCTTCTGGTGCTGGAGTACGCCGGGTTCCTTGCCGGCAATGCCGTGTTTCTCCTCCTCGCGACGCGGTCGCTCGGCGCCACGTGGAAGGGCGCCGCGAAAACCAGCCTCTTTCTCACGGTGCTGACCTATCTGATCTTCGGCGTGGCGCTCGACGTTCCGCTACCCGCCTTTTCCCTGCTCGCGAGGTAGGGGCATGCTCGGCGACATGGGAATCTTCTCGCTCTACACCCTGGGGCTCGGCCGGACGCTCCAGCCGGACGTCCTCCTCTTCCTCTTCTTCGGCACCCTAGTCGGCCTCATCTTCGGGGTGATTCCGGGGCTCTCCGCCACGATCGGGATCGCCATCTTCACCCCCTTCACCTTCAAGATGAGCCCCGAGGGCTCTTTCGCCCTGCTGCTTGGGATCTACTGCGGGTCGACATTCGGGGGCTCGATCAGCGCCATCCTCGCCAGCATCCCCGGCACCATCGCCGCCATCATGACCGTCCACGACGGCCACCCCATGGCCCTCAAGGGAGAAGCGGGGCGGGCCATCGGACTGGCCACCATCTCCTCTTTCATCGGGGGGCTACTCAGCGTCGTCGCCCTCGTCTTCTTCGCCCCCCTCATCGCCCGCTGGGCGCTGGAGTTCAGCGCCCAGGAGTACTTCGCCATCACCCTGTTCGGCATCAGCGTCATCGCCTACATCAGCACGGGGTCCATGGTGAAGGGCTTCATCAGCGCCCTCATCGGCCTGCTCTTGGCGACGGTGGGGGCGGACCCGACCACGGCCTATCCCCGCTTCACCTTCGACTCGGTGGCGCTCCTGGGCGGTCTCCCGATGGTCCCCCTCATCGTGGGGGTCTTCGGGTTCGCCGAGGTGCTCCGGATGGCGGAGAAAGATGCTTCCGCCTACAGGCGCATCACCGAGGTGGGAAAGATCATCCCCTCCATGCGGGAGCTCGGGCGGCTCTTCGGGACCATGGCGCGGGGTTCGTTCATCGGCGTCTTCATCGGGGCGGTGCCCGCGGCGGGCGCCTCCATCGCCGCCATCATCAGCTACGGGGTCGAGAAGCGCATCTCCAGCCACCCGGAAACCTTTGGCACGGGCGAGCCGCGCGGGATCGTCGGTCCGGAGTCCGCCAACAACGCCACCACCGGCGGGGCGATGATCCCGATGATGACCCTGGGTGTCCCGGGCGATCTGGTGACGGCCCTCCTGATCGGAGCCATGCTCATCCACGGCCTGCATCCGGGGCCGCTCCTGTTCAAGGATCATCCGCAGATCGTCTCCTCCATCTTCATCTCGTTGACCCTCTCGAACGTCATCTTCCTCGTCCTGGGCCTGTGTGGCGCGAGACTCTTCGCCAAGCTGATCACTTTGCGCCGGGAGGTGCTCGTCTCCATGATCCTCTGCCTCTCCATCGTGGGGACGTATTCCATCGAGAACTCGATCTTCCACGTCTGGGTGTACCTCGTGGGAGGGATCGCGGGCTACGTGATGACGCGGGTGGGAGTGCCCGTTTCCCCCCTCGTGCTCGGCTTCATCCTGGGCCCCATGGTGGAGTCGTTCTTCCGGCAGGCTCTCATCCTTTCCTATGGGAACCCCATCTATTTTTTCGCCCGGCCCATCGCCGCCATCTTCCTTGGCCTCACAATCCTCTTGATGCTCGCCCCCTTCTTGATGAAAAAGCTGTTTGGATATCAATATTCGGGGGGATGAGATGTCCCTGCCCCGCGGAGGCCGGTCCTTCGGCGCGCCCGCCCGCGAGGGGAAGAGTCACTTCGCGGCGCAATTACGGAGGAACACCCGATGCCCGGACGCGTGGGGATGGTGGGCCTGGGCCTGATGGGCCAAGCGTTCTCGGCGAACCTGCTCAAGGCGGGGTTCGAGGTCCAAGGCTTCGACGTCGACAGCCGCCGCATGGACGAATTGAAGCGGCGCGGCGGGAAGCCGGCGGATTCCCCGGCCGCCGCCGTCCGGGGCGTGCGCTGGATGATCACCTCGCTGCCCACCATCGAGATCGTCCGCCAGGCGGTGCTGGGGCCGGGGGGCGTGGCGGAGGGGGCGGAGAAAGGCCTCCTGCTCGCCGACACCACCACCGCCCGCCCGGAGGACTCCGCGGCGCTCGCCGCCGAGCTGACGGCCAGGGGCATCCGGTTCATGGACGCCTCGGTGAGCGGCACGAGCACCATGGCCTGGGAGAAGGATCTCATCGTGGTGGCGGGCGGCAAGGAGGAGGACTTCGACGCCCTCGAGCCCCTCTTCGCCGGCTTCAGCAAGGGAGCCTACTATCTGGGCGCCCACGGCTCGGGCGCCCGGGCCAAGCTCATCATCAACCTCGTCCTCCTGGGCAACCGCCTGGCCCTGGCGGAGGGCCTCACCCTGGGCATGAAGGCCGACATGAAGATGGAAACCCTCCTCACCGTGCTCAAGGAGGGCGCCGCCGGCTCCAAGGCCATGGATCAGAAAGGCGAGAAGATGCTCAAGGCGGAGTACTCCCCCGAAAGCCGCCTCACCACCTCCTACAAGGACGTTGGCCTCATGCTCGAGCAGGGCCGACGCCTGAACTCCCCGCTCTTCGTCACGAGCCTCTACGCCCAGCTCGCCCAGATGGGGGTGGCCAAGGGCTACGCCGACTCCGACCCCGCCTGCATCATCGAGCTGATGCGTGAGATGGCCGGGCTCCCGAGGAGGAAGTAGGGGAGGCGAGCCCATCGAGGAGGCGGCTGCTGGCGGGAGGGTGAGGGGGCGGCTTCGGACGGAGGGGCGGCTACTGCCTCGGCACGGCCGGTCTGTAGTAGGGGCGGTTCGCGAACCGCCCCTAGGCGGCTTCGGCCGGGGGGGGCCGCTACCGCCGCGGCACGGACTGCGGCCGGATGAGATCGCGGACGACCGGGCTCACCCCGGGCAGGTCCGGGCGAATGATCTCCTTGGTGTCCTCGGCCACGACGATGCTGATGCGCCGGTTGCGGGGGTCCTCGGGGTTGGCCGGGTAGCGGAGCCGCTTGTCGGCGTAGCCCCGCACCTGGGCGATCTTTCCCTCGTCGAGGCCCAGGCTCTCCAGCATGCGGCGGGTGATGTTGGCCCGGTCGGCGGAGAGCTCCCAGTTGGAGTAGCCGGGGCGGGTGAGGGGCTGGCTGTCGGTGTGGCCCTCGATGATGATGGAGTAGGGCAGGCGCCGGATCTGCTCGACGATGGCCTTCAGCGCCACGTTGGCCTCGGGTCGGATGCGCGCGCTGCCCGGTTCGAAGAAGGAGGAGCTCTCCTTGTCGAGCAGCTCGATCCGGACGCCCTCGGCGGTGGCCTGGATCGCGATCTGATCCTTCAGCTTCTGCAGCTCGGGGATGTTCTTGATCGCCCCCTCCAGGGTGGACTGGAGGGCCTTGAAGACCTTCTCCTTCATCTCCCGCTGCTTCTCGGCGGAGGCGTCCTCGCCCTGGGCG from Candidatus Tectomicrobia bacterium encodes the following:
- a CDS encoding cytochrome c, giving the protein MMMQVLSFAFQRAVLALGVFLLAAGAAQAAYKAPPKPEMPEKGDYWLGEEVYKEICFSCHGLKGDGKGPNWKASYPRPQVFTSPLMKRMTDEYVFAVVKYGKMNVLKEKMNGFKLKLSRPTAMPSFGEVLEDAQIRKLIAWERGFTTGKQPNDPEMKEIFEAACIQCHGKTGLGNGERPVGSQDPNKPFVSEIQPPPMNYHLKEQMERFDDKFLFWLIKVGRIDVSEQVNYNYMQAYGHVLKDEEIWGVVRYVREAFINGKPRTKK
- a CDS encoding redoxin domain-containing protein; the encoded protein is MEELHGMYKDKGVEFFVVYSREPHAGERKYFRKYSQHTSYAHKLQYAQELVREFGMKVPVLVDDLEETVAKAFGWMPNMVYVIDTEGKIAYKASWTDKPRVDRVLDDLLAEQAGKEAMSTKA
- a CDS encoding tripartite tricarboxylate transporter permease, coding for MGIFSLYTLGLGRTLQPDVLLFLFFGTLVGLIFGVIPGLSATIGIAIFTPFTFKMSPEGSFALLLGIYCGSTFGGSISAILASIPGTIAAIMTVHDGHPMALKGEAGRAIGLATISSFIGGLLSVVALVFFAPLIARWALEFSAQEYFAITLFGISVIAYISTGSMVKGFISALIGLLLATVGADPTTAYPRFTFDSVALLGGLPMVPLIVGVFGFAEVLRMAEKDASAYRRITEVGKIIPSMRELGRLFGTMARGSFIGVFIGAVPAAGASIAAIISYGVEKRISSHPETFGTGEPRGIVGPESANNATTGGAMIPMMTLGVPGDLVTALLIGAMLIHGLHPGPLLFKDHPQIVSSIFISLTLSNVIFLVLGLCGARLFAKLITLRREVLVSMILCLSIVGTYSIENSIFHVWVYLVGGIAGYVMTRVGVPVSPLVLGFILGPMVESFFRQALILSYGNPIYFFARPIAAIFLGLTILLMLAPFLMKKLFGYQYSGG
- a CDS encoding SUMF1/EgtB/PvdO family nonheme iron enzyme, translating into MVLVPAGPFIQGSADGPLEEQPARTVRLDAFWIDREEVSVADWERFRAATGHPPSKYADDSLLHRPDLPIVGVSWFDARAYCRWAGKRLPTEAEWEKAARGPAGRRYPWGSEFDPGRAASEGSAPEPVGGRPGGESPYGARSMAGGVWEWTNDFWGEFYYREAPARNPLGPPSGFLHTIKGGSWREPPEFLRSATRFRLDGIIRWKTVGFRCARDARG
- a CDS encoding tripartite tricarboxylate transporter substrate binding protein; the protein is MSHLIRHALVAAVACAVGLTASFGPAGAAEKYPSKAVTVVIPFGGSGASNVIYRALFEYTKKYLGQPLVVVNKPGSGGAVGWMQVQSMKPDGYNLAYGSNSLFLHTHRTGGKLDYKNFDPIVRLNESACAISVNVASGWNSLKDFIQHVKANPGKVRMGNAGAGALFDLCTYQFEKLTGTKIVHVPYQGGPLAATALLGGHIESVMVTTDDLSNVLSTGKIKVLAMAGEKRDEYFPDVPTMREAGVDMVMVLWRGIIAPKGMDKARVAILEKAFEQSTKDRGYVEFMKKNRFTNDFMGTAAFTKAYFEEGELLIGLAKMAIK
- a CDS encoding c-type cytochrome, coding for MRRMIRILPMALAVLALAGWSSAAWAAPQQRKTIPMGPYFQTLKADASIDKSIERGKTLFNELGCGGCHPRGGTIGGVQRNVAGDVVPIPVPDLRGAALHYPRLSMTGFTANIGIMNDL
- a CDS encoding tripartite tricarboxylate transporter TctB family protein, translated to MRDPRDIAIGVFFLALSGVLLFAIQGFPSGTLAEGMGARLMPLVLTLCLAFLSLLLLLHGFRSGRYQPGESLAPAGRALDPPLLGPHLKTPGILIALLTAYLLVLEYAGFLAGNAVFLLLATRSLGATWKGAAKTSLFLTVLTYLIFGVALDVPLPAFSLLAR
- a CDS encoding OmpA family protein, producing MAEGGDFKLENRPIIVKKIKKGHGGGHGSAWKVAFADFMSAMMALFLVLWLVNSKKEVKQAVGAYFRDPPGIFSSTSGGGAGILEGGTGREASTAQGEDASAEKQREMKEKVFKALQSTLEGAIKNIPELQKLKDQIAIQATAEGVRIELLDKESSSFFEPGSARIRPEANVALKAIVEQIRRLPYSIIIEGHTDSQPLTRPGYSNWELSADRANITRRMLESLGLDEGKIAQVRGYADKRLRYPANPEDPRNRRISIVVAEDTKEIIRPDLPGVSPVVRDLIRPQSVPRR
- a CDS encoding NAD(P)-dependent oxidoreductase; the protein is MPGRVGMVGLGLMGQAFSANLLKAGFEVQGFDVDSRRMDELKRRGGKPADSPAAAVRGVRWMITSLPTIEIVRQAVLGPGGVAEGAEKGLLLADTTTARPEDSAALAAELTARGIRFMDASVSGTSTMAWEKDLIVVAGGKEEDFDALEPLFAGFSKGAYYLGAHGSGARAKLIINLVLLGNRLALAEGLTLGMKADMKMETLLTVLKEGAAGSKAMDQKGEKMLKAEYSPESRLTTSYKDVGLMLEQGRRLNSPLFVTSLYAQLAQMGVAKGYADSDPACIIELMREMAGLPRRK